The region CGCTTGCCGCTGCGGTCCTCATTCGCACCGGAATGGTCCGCCGTGCTGTCGGTCGACTGGAACTCCGTCTCGTCAAACTCATCCACGTCCGAGTCGAGCGACTCCAGGAAGAGATCATGGTCGTCAAAATCGTACTCGGAACCGAGGGAGAATGAGGAATCGTCTGCCGGAAAGGTGATGACCTCGGTATTGCCAAACCGCACGATCTTACTGTCTTCGTCCTGATCTTCGGCCGGATCTTCTTCAGGTTTGTGGTGGACTCCATTGGGTGTGTACTCCACTACACCATTGCTCGGGTCATCCAATGCTCCGAAATTGGGCACTACGTTAGCAGACTCCTTCTCAATGTTCTCCTGCTCTTCCCTTTCAATAATTTCTTCAATTGTAGCTGTCTGCTTCACCATACCTAACGGCCGCTCATCCTGAATCTCCTCAAACAGCTGTTCCGAACCTTCGATGGCGCTCTGGTAAAAGTGTGTCGTATACCGCTCACACTCCTCCAAGCTCTCGTAAATCATCCCATTGTCAATCTTCGGGATGTTAATGTACAGAATGCTCCGCTTCTGGGAGCTCACCTGCGTCTTCTTCCCATTCCCTGCTCCACCCATGTGTTCCAGCTGCTTGCGAAACTTGTTCAGCTCATTCTCGCACAACGTCAGCTCGATCGAACGGTTATGGTTTTCCAGATTTTCCAGCTGGTACGCCTTGACCGGATCGATGAATGGTTTCGTGCGCGTCTCACCACCCTTCTCCTCCTTCCGGCGGATCATCTCGTGACGGATGTCCATCACCAGCACCGGATCGAGCATCGGTTTCCCATTGCCGGGCGTTCCACTACCAGCCCCCTCGCCTGCCATCATCAACCTCAGCTGGTTCTCGTCCACAAAGTCCATGTTGATGAACTTTTTCACCGTCTTGGAGGTAACGGTCAGGTTGTTCAGATGCTTGCGACGGATCCGATCCCATCGCGATTCCTTTGCACGGGCTTTGCGCAGCAACTTCTCCAGTATCACGTCCGGATTATTATCCGGGTCGTTTTCGTTCGCAGACATTTGGTGCACGGAATAAATATATATGGGATGAAACCAATGTACGGGACGGGAACAGTCTTTTCGTTAACTCGGTGTCGTATATTCTTCTGGTTACTTTGTCTTTGTTCCCACACACTGCCAATGTTGTCGATAAACAACAGCTTGGCGGTTGCCATGGATATCGAACTTGAACGCAGCTGGCGCTGTTCGGGGTCGTCGGCGGGTGCGCCATAATAACAATGTCACGCGTTGCGAAGCGTTGTTTGAAAGGaagctctctctcgctctctcttatTTATTGCGTTTATccttttttaaaaatcaaGCTATTTTCTTCATACACCCTTGGACAGTAGTTTTGGGCAATCAACTGATAGCCCGTTGTGCCGCCAGCGACTCGCATCTTCCCGCTAGTACGATGGAGCATGTGAACGGTCATCGCATGGGCAAGGCGGTCCTTCGCTTCCTCCAGCCGGCTAGGATCGAACATCATGCCCACGTTGGTTTCGTCGAAGGGATGAAGGATACTCCGCCGGTGCACCTGCAGCATTCCGCGGCAGCCGCTGTCAAGGATCTCCTGTAGGGTGAGTGTTTCGCACGTCTGAACGACCTGGTAGGTGAGTAGAAAGGACCCATTgcggatgtttttttgttcgtcgAAATATTTGAAGTTGCTATAAAAAACACAGTTAATGAAAACAATTAACTTTTTAAACGCTACAAAACTCCTCATCGTTCGAACTTACTTGAGACAACGCTCGGCAAACAGTTCCCCAAACCCGCCCCGCCTTAGTCCGATTACGGACGTTCCGACAAGCCGTTCCGTTTCGGCGCCGAAAAGTTTGCATTGACAAAGTCGAGCGTTTTCAGCGTCACCACGTCGAGGTCGAGGTAGATGCCACCGTacttgtacagcagcaccAGGCGCAATATCTCCGACAGATACTCGGCACCATTCGGCCGTTCGTGCAGCCGGTCCGATCGGATCACCGCCTCCACCGGTGTACCTTGCGCGAACCGGTTCAAATCTAGCCAGCGGAAGTGAACGTTTCCAAACCCCGCCAACGTTGGCAGATCGGGAAACCGTACCTGGCTGGGGTTCGTTATTGGGTTCCAGGAGGCGAACAGGACGATTATCTTCTTGAGCGGATTGGCACGTGCTGCCGACTCGATCGCGCACGCCTGCCGCGGTCCGATCGTGATGATGCGCTTGAACGGTGCGGACGATTCGATAAAGTACACGCTGCTGTGCGCGTGCAAGTCTTTCGAGGTGTCGTAGGACGTCAGAAAGCCCGGATCTCCTTGAGCAACGTCGGCGGGAATGTACGCCGGTTTCGGGCGGCGATCGCGTATCAAtcgaaacagcagcagcagcaataatgCACACACAGCATATCGAACGTAGCGGAACGAATTATGTGAGATCATTTTGGAGGAGCTGATTGTACCTCAGGTAAGTATTGGTATCAACTGAACACGATCAGTTGTACGCACGTTTTTGGAGCAGCTTCGATACAACCTACATAAGATTTGTTTAAACAGCTGGTTTTGGTTTCTGGCTCAGTCTGTGTCCGTACAATGATACTACACGAATGAAAATGAcgagcgagagacagagataagctgaaaacaaaacacgtaaCATATGCTCAACATTTTCGCAAACGATGTACAAGAGCGTATAAATCACCTTCAATCAGCTGTACGAACACGCCCGCCCGCCCGCATAACGGTGCAGTGCgagtcgttttgttttgcgttaaATTTTGCATTCCTTTTCATTCGTTTTCACGCAATGTACGCACGATAGATTGCCCCCGAAGAATGTCGGAACATATTGGGGAGCTTTGACTTTCTTTTATAAGGCAATGTCGTTGGAAGCGGGTTCGTCAGTTGTTGGAGGTTGCTAGAGACAAAGTGATTTCTACTGATCATCAACTACACATAAGTGATAAGTGGTTTAAGATTGTGTGATATTACAATAGCTGCTCCGCGATAGTCCCAGGGTGAACAAAACGCGTCAAATTGTATAACGCGATATCTAAAAAGCTAACTAAGTTAATGATTTGAAGTGTTGATGTGTTGATTGGGCGATGAGCCATTTATTGATACTGATCGCGTGACGACAGGGTGTGATCGCGTGTGATCGATCGAAGAATGAAGATCTCGCTACTTAAGACATGGTAATGAGCTGATAGTGTTAGAAGACGGGCCCACAAGACCCGTACACGTTGGGACAGTGCCGTTCGGCTAGCACAGCGTAAGCGACCCGTGACCCAACCCGCACCGGATTGTTTACTCAGCTTGTTCCACAGGTGCACCACGATCGATTGATTGAGCGCATCGAGGACCGACTTTAGGTACGGTTCTTCAAAAAACTGTTTATAATTCCAATACGCAATTGCGTAAAAAGCGCTGGGTGGATAGACGGTAAAGTGCTGGGAACAATGCTGGTCATGTTGGTGATCGACTGGGTATGGCAGTGCTTTACCAATACGCGCGTTATTACCCCTGGACCATTTTGAGCCCATTGATAACCATTATAGTTGGCCAGTAGGTCtctaaaagaaagaaacgatcGTTAACAGTTTGGTAGAAGGTAATCGGATCTTATATTAAACGTTCATCCACTTACCGAACACACATTTCCGCCAGCTCATGACCGTGGCCTTTCGGTTCCAAGTTCATTACAGCGGaattaatcaaatcaaacgaTTCGGCACCGGCATAGTTCGGTTCCAGCTTCTCAAAAGACTGTTGCACGATCACATCCAGATCAAGGTACGTTCCACCATACTTGTAGAGGGTCAGATAGCGCATCACATCGGACAGATGCGAGTTCATGTACTGTGAGCGTAATATTTCCCCCCTCGCCATCCATTCTTCCAGCGGTGTTTCGTTCGCGTATGTGGTCAAGTTGACGTAGCGCAGATGCACATTGGGATACTCGAGCAGTGCGTCAAGGACTGGCTGTGTCGTGCGGTTCCGGAAGCCAACCGGGGCTGCAAACAGTACATACACGTTCCACTCCGGATTGGCCCGGGCAGCCGACTCGATTGCACAGGCTTGTCGGGCATTCAGCCGCACAATACCGTCCTTCTTCATGCAGGATGTTTCGTGAAAGAAGATGTTACGGCCATCGTCAGTCGGTTGCGGTACGGACTGCTGCACATCCTCCAGTATGTTTTTCCGTGTAAGCTGTACCCGGTAGTGACGTTACTGCCGAAGATCTTGAAACAGGTGTTGATCCATGGACTTGGAGTTGTTGGTGCGGAGGTAGTCGTGGCGACACGCTTCAATGTTGAAGACGGAACTGTGACGGATTCACTTTTCTGTTGGTGTAATTGTTTTGTGGCGAAAAATCGGTTTTCGTATGATTCCCAAAATTCCAAATCTTCTTCGACAATCTGAGAGTAAATGTGCGGCGTAATTCTCCTCTGGCGATCACCAATGCGACGTacaagcagaagaaaaacgaatGCACCAACGATATAAAGAACAAAGCGACACTTTCTTTGTGAGAACATTTTACACTGAAAAGCTTGAGTAGTCGTATCTCAGCTGAGCACCGCGATCGACTGAACGCGATGATTTGATCAACTGTTTTTGGAGTGACGCGTGGGAACAATATTGGAAACTTTGATTTAAACAGCTTTATAGTGCGTCTCTGTTTGCCCGAATCGTTTTCCAAGAAATGTGGCGGAGTTTTGGTAGTACGGCGCTGGTGTAAATATTTcgaaggttgttttttttttttttggacttAAAGTCTATTTGCCATATTTGCATCTTTCGATCTTTTGAGGTTTAGAAGAACTTTGGTAAATACAGTACTTGTTTGACAATGTTTGCGGGAATGTACGATTGCGTTGGTAGCTGTTTGCTGTGAGGTTAACATGGCATGCAACTAAAAATGAATGTAATTGCAGTACAAACCACAGAGAAGATGCCAAGGGAACTTGCGCTACTAACGCTAGTTAATGTTTCAGCGCACACCAGCCGATTCTGGTTTCACCAACGCAACGATCAACGACGACTAACTTAAATTTGCAATAAAGTCCTACCTCGCCGATCGCTACTATACTGTGAAGCTGGGTCAATCTATTTACAGGTCAAATCCACTCTATGAATCTTCAGAGGACCAACGCAGTGCACCAACTTCGGCACCCTATTGCTTTTCTTGTTAACCTACGATGTCAATAGCAGTAGAGTGCTAGTACTCAGCCGGTctcatagtacagtcgtcaactcgcacgacttaacaacattcccgtcatgggttcaagccccaaatagaccgtgccgccatatgtaggactgactatcctgctatggggggaaatcaataagtcactgaaagccaagcccacaagtgtgttggcaggccttgaccggcatcggttgtaaAAGAAGTGCATcggagccaaagaagaagaagaagctagtACTCAGGCTCTTCCGACCAGTTCTGCATAAATCGTGCTTTCGACGTCGTCAGTGACGATTTCGTGCCGGGGATTTCGGTAGCGAAATTCACTGCTTTTTGTTCATTATATGCACATTAATACACTGTAAACTTCAATTATTATAGATCAGTCGATGGACATTAACGCATCTGAAACACACAGGTTTAACAACAACTGGCTCCTAACGTACATATCCGTTGTATGTACTTAGGTCCTACCTGCGGGGTTGGTTTATAAGGTCCCAAAAATTCAGCTGGATGCCGTAGTATTGTGCCATGTCAGGTCCGATGCGGTTGTGCTAAAGCCTTCTTCTCGTGAATGATGATACCATTAGCCATGCCAAGGAGAACGATAGGTGCTTTTAACTGTCGGCAGAATACATAACCTGCTACAAGAGGGTTTTGTTCTTACGTAGTCTATTCCGAGTGATAATGTAGGAacttgtgtgcgtgttttgaaATAGAAGATCTCGCTTGCTTattgataaataatttttctAATTACTATCACTTAATTTTAGTCCTAGTTCTAATTCACTCATTAATTCATTCTCTGCACTGATTTCTCTAATTGTACTAATACCTAATTCTAGCATTACATGCAAATAGCCTACCGTAAGGCGTTATTAACGGGTTAGTATAAATCTACAAAGTGGTATCAATTGGAGGATTAAGTAGAAAATCCTGTAGCTATTAATCGTTCTGTTTCTCGGTAGCCAGTTGTTTGAAATTTAGGGTCTTTTCGATTGGCTCCTGTTGAGTATAATATGGCAACCTGTCACGGCTCGTTGAATGGGTAAAGATTTTTAACGGATTAAGTGTAGTGTAGTTTAATGGTATATTTCATTGATTATTGCGAATTTATTGTCTAAAAATGTCAACTTGTTTTGTAATGATTGGAatgattgttattattattattttttttgcaaatctgGTTGAAAATTTACCGGATTGGTACGTTGTTACcttgatcgatcgatcgttaaAAGCTGAGCTTTTGCAAGAAATCGAAGGCGTTAATGGGTGGTCAATTCCTTAAATGCATCTGCCTCCGTTGGTCAGACGTTTTAAAGAGATTTTTAACAATAATTAGCTAAGGTTGTGAGGATAGGTCAATAAAAAGATAAGTGATATTGAAACATTACGTTGATCACACCTAGCTAATTAAGACCACGTGTTACAAATCATCTAACCATAACATCAGTTTTATTTGTTCGTAATGCTCCTCTTTATCGGACGACTACGACCTAAACTGCACGACTAACATTGACTGCACTTAAAAGCGGAGAAATGTTACAATTTGACAACAGCTCTTACAAATACTTACAATTTGACAACATATTTTGCCACACTGCTTCTAGTTCGCACAACGCGTAACGCATGTGCAGCTGCTCAAATAAATGACACGCGTTGCTGTCTCGCTTACAAAGGATTGAACAGGGGTGAACAGGCCCATGGCCGTTAAAACGGGACTCTATATGAGTTACAAATCAAACTGCTGCTAATACTGAAAAACGGGTTTGGACAAACGCGTCGAGTTGGTTTGaatcattttcatattttcaacAACCGATTAATAAGTGAGTGTATCAGTGATTGCTAACTCATACTCTCCTTCTTTGCCTTTAAAGATGCGTACGACTATTGCAACAGTTCATTTCAGCAGTGATAGATTGATTGACTTCTTTAACGCTCTGTGCACTCTGCATCGATCGATAGGATAATAGTACCATTGATTGTGTGCTTCAGATGTCTTTTCAAACTCTATATAGCCGCTTCCCATAATCCCCCAAAGATAACCGATCGTGGTGGAATGAATTCGCATTCGAATCCTGCTTGATTGCTCCTCGTGCTATTTTTAGGTTTAGGTATTGCACGAGGTTGCGTTTTTCCAACTATTGAATCACTTAATgcttgtattgtattgttatacattaaataaataataacttTATTAATGTTTATAATAGTAGGAAACATTTGTACATCGAATTACAAATAATCATTAATGTTATGCATTCCAATTAGCTGATGAAAATCAAGACAATACAATCCGATGTCTTGTACCAATACCTATGCGAGGGGTATCTACATGGCAGTATCGCTTTATTGATGAAGATGTTGCAATGGCGACAGCAGCGACAGTCTGTGATCGTGTGTGATCAATTGATGATTTTAGGAAGCTTGAATTAAGATATGATTATGTGCTGATAGTGTTAGAAAACGTGTCCACTAGACCGGTACACTTTGGGGCAGTACCGTTCGGCTAGCACACCGTAAGCGACCCGTGACCCAACCCACACCGGATTGTCTTTACTCAGCTTGTTCCACAGGTGCACCACGATCGATTGATTGAGCGCATCGAGGACCGACTTTAGGTACGGTTCTTCAAAAAACTGTTTATAATTCCAATACGCAATTGCGTAAAAAGCGCTGGGTGGATAGACGGTAAAGTGCTGGGAACAATGCTGGGTCATGTTGGTGATCGACTGGGTATGGCAGTGCTTTACCAATACGCGCGTTATTACCCCTGGACCATTTTGAGCCCATTGATAACCATTATAGTTGGCCAGTAGGTCtctaaaagaaagaaacgatcGTTAACAGTTTGGTAGAAGGTAATCGGATCTTATATTAAACGTTCATCCACTTACCGAACACACATTTCCGCCAGCTCATGACCGTGGCCTTTCGGTTCCAAGTTCATTACAGCGGaattaatcaaatcaaacgaTTCGGCACCGGCATAGTTCGGTTCCAGCTTCTCAAAAGACTGTTGCACGATCACATCCAGATCAAGGTACGTTCCACCATACTTGTAGAGGGTCAGATAGCGCATCACATCGGACAGATGCGAGTTCATGTACTGTGAGCGTAATATTTCCC is a window of Anopheles merus strain MAF unplaced genomic scaffold, AmerM5.1 LNR4000821, whole genome shotgun sequence DNA encoding:
- the LOC121603077 gene encoding LOW QUALITY PROTEIN: uncharacterized protein LOC121603077 (The sequence of the model RefSeq protein was modified relative to this genomic sequence to represent the inferred CDS: inserted 1 base in 1 codon), producing the protein MSFWLQPMRYKRRIVYVFLFLSAALYVLYSCIPDPPIHNCFQIVPGDSFVAGDSLEDVQQSMPQPTDDGRNIFFHETSCLKEDGIVRLNARQACAIESAARANPEWNVYVLFAAPVGFRNRTTQPVLDALLEYRNVHLRYVNLTTYANDTPLEEWMASGEIFRSLYMNSHLSDVMRYLTLYKYGGTYLDLDVIVQQSFEKLEPNYAGAESVRWVAAGVMNFEPKGHGHELAEMCVRDLLANFNGKDWGNNGPGVVTRVLQKYCHTRSTAHMTRERCRHFTVYPISAFYAIGYEDYRQFFEEQYLEHALYTLNQSIVVHVWNKFSKNHPVRVGSRVAYGVLAERHCPKVYRSCGTIKQLNVADNTAEIRLLKLFCVNTSKMFSHRKCRFVLYIVGAFVFLLLVRRIGDHQWRITPHIYSQIVEEDLEFWESYENRFSATKQLHQQKSESVTVPSSTLKRVATTTSAPTTPSPWIDTCFKIFGSNVTTGYSLHGKHILEDVQQSVPQPTDDGRNIFFHETSCLKKDGIVRLNARQACAIESAARANPEWNVYVLFAAPVGFRNRTTQPVLDALLEYPNVHLRYVNLTTYANETPLEEWMARGEILRSQYMNSHLSDVMRYLTLYKYGGTYLDLDVIVQQSFEKLEPNYAGAESFDLINSAVMNLEPKGHGHELAEMCVRDLLANYNGYQWAQNGPGVITRVLVKHCHTQSITNMTQHCSQHFTVYPPSAFYAIAYWNYKQFFEEPYLKSVLDALNQSIVVHLWNKLSKDNPVWVGSRVAYGVLAERYCPKVYRSSGHVFLTRKNILEDVQQSVPQPTDDGRNIFFHETSCMKKDGIVRLNARQACAIESAARANPEWNVYVLFAAPVGFRNRTTQPVLDALLEYPNVHLRYVNLTTYANETPLEEWMARGEILRSQYMNSHLSDVMRYLTLYKYGGTYLDLDVIVQQSFEKLEPNYAGAESFDLINSAVMNLEPKGHGHELAEMCVRDLLANYNGYQWAQNGPGVITRVLFFEEPYLKSVLDALNQSIVVHLWNKLSKQSGAGWVTGRLRCASRTALSQRGTISSSKMISHNSFRYVRYAVCALLLLLLFRLIRDRRPKPAYIPADVAQGDPGFLTSYDTSKDLHAHSSVYFIESSAPFKRIITIGPRQACAIESAARANPLKKIIVLFASWNPITNPSQVRFPDLPTLAGFGNVHFRWLDLNRFAQGTPVEAVIRSDRLHERPNGAEYLSEILRLVLLYKYGGIYLDLDVVTLKTLDFVNANXFGAETERLVGTSVIGLRRGGFGELFAERCLNNFKYFDEQKNIRNGSFLLTYQVVQTCETLTLQEILDSGCRGMLQVHRRSILHPFDETNVGMMFDPSRLEEAKDRLAHAMTVHMLHRTSGKMRVAGGTTGYQLIAQNYCPRVYEENSLIFKKG